AGCCAGGAGAGAGACACAGCTCAAAAAATGCAACTGCCAGGCTCAGAGGTGGGTTGTGTAGTGAGGGAAACGAAGTTGGAAGGAGTTTGCATGCTTAGCCTAGAAATGGGAATCACCTACAGGGGTTGAAGAGAGCAGGGAGGAGACAAAGAAATCAGACAAGAAACACTGAGTTACTGTGTGAGTACGGGATCAGGATGCATgtttgctgcaggagcaggcagagtgtcaaagaaagagagaagcagTGCAGTCAGAAGAGAGGCACAACaggaagggctgcagcagaATCTGTCAGTAGCCACAGGCAGAACACAATTGCAAAATGCCACAAGGACATATCTGGTGCGGGTTTCTTTCTGCCAGGCAGCCTTTCCAGGCAAAAATGCTCCAGGAGACCAAAGAGAGCAGCTTGAGTTACACTCCATGGAAtggacagggacagagggggggaagcagctgcacagagcacagccCTCCATAGTGATGGCAGCAGGTCCCAACCCTGtccacagagaaaaacaaccgAGCAAGTAGGGACAGGCTGAGGGTGAAATCAGATTTTGCCCTCTGCCTCTCGATGCAGCTACAGAACAGAGGATGTGTAAGCAGCCAGCATCCCATGATCACACAGCTTTCCATGACTCACCAAGGAGCCCGGGGTGGCTTCCCACTAACCACAGCAAACCCACCACTGAATTACATCAGCAACTCAAATCCAGCCCAGACTTACATACTTTTTGATTCACACAGAAGAAACTGACTATTTTCTACAAAGACAGGCAAACAGGTATTTAAGAACTTGCACATAAACACACAGAGGTGCCTGATGCAGCAAGAGCCACAAGCCCATGTTTATACgagcccagcagtgctggcagagcagaagtTTGCCCATAGAACACACGATCTCCGAGATAAAGAGTCCCCGAGCCGCCCGGCGCGGACGCTTCCTGCCAGTGTTGGCAACTTCCTCTCTGCACAAACTTCAGCATGAAAAGAGCCATTTTACGCTGTCTGACTGAGCACACAGAGCCCTCCTGAGCCTTCAAACAACAAAGTCAGACGGTGATTGCTTGAGAGAAGATAAATGTACAGGTAAGGATCAACTTCAAGTATTAACTCTATTTTGAAAAGAGGGGAGCTGGATAAAAGCTGAATTGAATCATTTTAACCCGTTACAAACCTGACAGTTTAGATCACGACGTTCTCGAGTCATTAGCTTACTGCTCATGTGTGTTTACACTGctgcatttaaaatttaattttgcgTATTTGTAAACCCATAAAGACTCATGCATATTAATTTCCCAGAAATAGCTTCACAGGACTAGCACTATAGTAGCTAATGAATCAGCTCAAATTGCCTGAAAGTGACTTCAGAAGGAAAAGATCTGTGTAGGGGACAGATTTTATAACATTTATTTCATATGGAGACATTTAGAGAGCTGAACTCCAATcagtacagggaaaaaaaaaaatctgtttcatgCCAACAACTCAACATTTGCAGTCTGCATGCAGgaatttatttataaaacacTTTGCCATTAGAATGCTGTGTCATTATAGCATCAGTACTTGGAAAACTTTTGAATATTTTGCTATGCTGAAGAAAGATGAGAACAGgaaataaaagtttaaaataattGTAAAGAGCCTTTCACTTCTGTCTCAGCTTCTATCACAACAAGCCATTTCTTCACTTCTGACAACCCTGTCTGTCAATGCTGCAGAGTTTGTTCCAGGTTCATAACCAGTTACATGATTGACAAAGGCTATTTTGAAACCCTGTGAGGACTGCTCTGCCAATGTCTTTTTCTGAGAAGGTGAAAAAAGATGATAATAAGCCATTATCTTCAAACAAGTCACTTAATTAATACAATCAATAATGTTGAAAATCTGCTGTTATTTGTAAAGTCAGTGACAAACCTGCTGATCATGCAGATAGGAACAGACTTGAAATGTGAAATATTGGTTAGAGCGTTATTTTCACTGTGATAGTATTAACACAAAACTGTCTGGCAGCAGTAAAGTGCAAAAATGCAGTTTGCAAGTTATCACATTCTACTTCTTCCCTGCAATAGGAGAGGACACTTGTAAAGAGGCTGGAGGGAAATGGCCAGCAACCAGGTCATGCTGGTTCTCTTCTGCGGGGAGATCTGGAGATCCctttctgcagcagcacctcACCACGCTGCCATGACTGAAAGCCACAAATACACCACTGCCAGGAGTCCAAGAGCAGACAAATCCATTCTCTACCAACTGCAAGCAACTGAGCCCAGTTTATACCAGTCTGACACATCCCTGGCTGTTACAGAAACCCAGGCCTTCCCAGGAGAGGAGGATGCTGGGGATGGCAGCTGGGTAGCAGCACTGATAATTGGCATAATTTTGATCGGGATGATACTGGCGATTATTGTAATTCTTCTGTGGAAATGCTGCATGAGGCCTGTTCTGGCCGAGTCCCACTGGGCAGGCCGGTCTCCCTTTGCGGATGGGGATACGCCAGATCTCTTCATGGATTCTGACCAGGGCACCAAGCGTTCTTCAGTCTTATTTATGTTGCCTTGGAAATTGAAACAAGGCACAAACTTGCAGGAGGACCCGACTGTCCCAGAGAACCCACCCCAGCACACTACCAGTACTGAGAACGGGC
This region of Aphelocoma coerulescens isolate FSJ_1873_10779 chromosome 19, UR_Acoe_1.0, whole genome shotgun sequence genomic DNA includes:
- the EVI2B gene encoding protein EVI2B, which produces MASNQVMLVLFCGEIWRSLSAAAPHHAAMTESHKYTTARSPRADKSILYQLQATEPSLYQSDTSLAVTETQAFPGEEDAGDGSWVAALIIGIILIGMILAIIVILLWKCCMRPVLAESHWAGRSPFADGDTPDLFMDSDQGTKRSSVLFMLPWKLKQGTNLQEDPTVPENPPQHTTSTENGQLPLPAAGCSGASTVAPAPASELANTAADPCPPPDTPPASSDLPPPPDWLREPTEEPSSDPSKHSALHSEAEEPLPPPPELLIQATHETLPQPEHSL